Part of the Niallia alba genome is shown below.
ATAATCATATTACCAATTGCAGTACCTTGAATTTCCGTCATATTTGCATAAAGAATATTTAATTTGAGGTGATGATGATGGATTAGTTCATAGATGATTGGTTCTGAAGCTGTTTCTCCAATAAATTCAAGTTTAAAAGTTTGATGTCTAAAATCAACGTTATTTTGCAGGCTAGTTGGAACTTTTGCATGAATGACAGTTTGCACAAAATTTTTAGTTGTTGGATGTTGTGGTTTTCCAAACACTTCAAGGACGGTTCCAACCTCAATTATTTTTCCTTTTTCCATAACTGCTACTTTGTTACATATTTCCTGAATAACAGCCATTTCATGTGTAATAATCATAATCGTTATGTTATATTCTGCATTGATTTTTTTTAATAACTGTAAAATAGATTGTGTTGTTTCAGGATCAAGTGCAGATGTTGCTTCATCACAAAGTAAAATGGATGGGTTGGAAGCTAAAGCTCTAGCAATTCCAACGCGTTGTTTTTGACCACCTGATAATTCGCTTGGATAACTGTTTGATTTATCACTTAATCCGACAAAATCTAGCAATTCCGTTACCCTTTTTTTAATCTCTTGTTTCCCTTTCTTTTGAAGTACTAAAGGGATAGCTACATTGTCGAAGATCTTTTTTGATTCCAATAAATTAAAGTGCTGAAAGATCATTCCAATTTGTTTTTTTGTTTCCCTCAGTTCCTTTTTATTAAAATTGGCTAAAGATTGACCATTAACGATGACTTCTCCTTTTGTTGGTATTTCTAAATAATTCACAAGGCGAATTAGGGTGCTTTTTCCTGCACCGCTGTATCCTATGACACCAAAAATATCGCCTTTATTTACTTTTAAATTAATTCCTTTTAAAGCTTCTACTGTCGTATTCTTGCGCGTATAAGATTTATGAATGTTCTTTAATTCAATCATAGGCAAGTCCTTTCTAAATATTATTTTTCAAA
Proteins encoded:
- a CDS encoding methionine ABC transporter ATP-binding protein, whose protein sequence is MIELKNIHKSYTRKNTTVEALKGINLKVNKGDIFGVIGYSGAGKSTLIRLVNYLEIPTKGEVIVNGQSLANFNKKELRETKKQIGMIFQHFNLLESKKIFDNVAIPLVLQKKGKQEIKKRVTELLDFVGLSDKSNSYPSELSGGQKQRVGIARALASNPSILLCDEATSALDPETTQSILQLLKKINAEYNITIMIITHEMAVIQEICNKVAVMEKGKIIEVGTVLEVFGKPQHPTTKNFVQTVIHAKVPTSLQNNVDFRHQTFKLEFIGETASEPIIYELIHHHHLKLNILYANMTEIQGTAIGNMIIQLNGESSNIQHALSYLQNKNVLFEEVHT